Part of the uncultured Tolumonas sp. genome is shown below.
TTTTCGCTGGTCTGACGCTGAATCTCTAACTGATTGGTGTATTGCTGCTGCCGCCATAATAGGCTAACCACAAAAATCACGATTAGTCCGGCAAAGAAAACCACCAGCGTGATCCAATAAACCAAGGTATAGAGCGGGGCATAAATTTCCGCTTGATCCTGCTGTACGAGTAAGTGCCAGCCAGAATATTTTACTGGCATATAACTGGCAATCACGCTGTTTCCAGAAATATCCTTACCTTCATATGAGCCTGGCTCATCTGATATTGCTTGTTTTAATAGCGATGCGGTGTTCTCGTCATAGCGTCGGTCGGTGGCGTATGTATGTATGACATCATTTGCGGGTATCTGAATAAAGGCCAGTCGATCATCATGCGGCTGTAATAAGTAGGTTTTTCCAGTGTCAGCTACCCCGTTCCAGCTCTGAAGTTGTGGTAATAAAGTGGTCTGCAAGTCTTGCGTCATAATCAAGGTGCCAACGGTCTGATTCAGACGCATATCAATCAGTGGTACATGAATATCGAGATATAGACGGTTATTTTCATCCCAATACCAGCTGGTTTGAATTACTTTATCGCCAGTTAAAAGAGCATGCGTATCAAGTTTTCCGTGGGAGTGTGAATCAACGATGGTTTTGTGTACTGGCATATGGCCATAGATCATGCGTGGCGCATTTTTAGCATCAAGTATCGTAAGTGATTGATATTCTTTATTTTGTTGTAGTTGTTGCAACGGCTTTTGAATGGCATCCGTTGCTTCGCTGCCACCGTAATTGATTAATGCGATAGCCTGAGCGAATGACTGATCGTTTTGCATCAATAAGCCATCCGCGATCCGCTCCTTCAACCATGTTTCGATTTGTTCGGTTTTTACGGTAGCTAAAGCAGTTAAATCACTGTGACTGTCTTGTTTTATCTGATGACCATGAATGCTGTAAACCAAAGTCGGGATCAACGGCATCAGAAGGATTTGAAAAGCAAACAACCAATACAGACGACGGGAAGAACTTGTTGTTTGTTCTTCTGTGATTTCTGTTCGTGATTTTAGATTTAACAGCAAATAGAGCAGAAAGCTGGTTAGCGCAACGAATAGGAAACCTTTACCCATAGAGAGTAATTTCAGCCATTCTCGATCTTCAATCAACCAGCTCAGTAGATTATCTGAAGCGGCGATCCATATTGCTGCAAACAACGCGTAATACAATACGATGCTTGCGGAAGAGAGAGCCCGTGATTTAACGTTCCGACTGTTTCCCATTCGTTTGGTTTAGCATCCTGTATGCACATTATTCCCAATCTATACCATCAGTATTAATGTAATCAGAATGCATAGCAAATAGTCAAATTGGGATTAGCGACTTATCCTGCTATTTCCAGCGGATCGACATCTAAATGCCAACGTAATGAATGAGAAATTGCCAGATTATCAATCGCGGGTAGCAGTTGTTGCAGATAGTGTTGTAAGTGCATGCGTTGTGGGCATTGCAGCATTAACAGCATCCGGTAACGTCCTGCCCGGCGCTCCATCACTGGGCTGACTGGCCCCAGTAATTGCAGATCCGGTGCGCCATAGTGATGACATATTTGTGCTGCTTGCTGCATGAATTGTTCAAGCGGCTCGCGGTTTGGGCAATCACCACGTAAGACTGCTTGGTAGCTGAACGGAGGTAGCCCCAAGGCCTGACGTTCTTGTAAACAAGTACGGGCGAAATGGTGATAGCCGTTATTCAGTAAATCTTGCAGTAATGCATGTTCCGGGTGGTGACTTTGTAATACCACCATACCGGGCTTGCTGGCGCGTCCGGCGCGACCAGCGACCTGAACACAAAGCTGCGCTAATCGCTCTGTCGCCCTGAAATCAGCCGCAAACAATGCGCCATCAACATCTAAGATCCCCACTAAGGTGACATCGGGGAAATGATGGCCTTTCGCTAGCATCTGGGTACCCAGCAGGATCTGATATTCCTGTCGGCGAATGGCGTTGAGGTGCGCTTCCAGTTCGCCTTTGCGTCGCGTGTTATCTCGATCAATACGAATCGTTTTATAGGCAGGAAAGCGTTGTTCCAAAAATTGCGCTAGTTGTTCGGTGCCGACGCCAGAGCTAACCAGATTCTGGCTGTTACATTCCGGGCATTGATGCGGCACAGGGCGAATATGATCACAGTGATGACAATGCAGTTTTCTATCTTGCTGATGCCAGGTGTAAAACGCATCACAATGCGGGCATGCCGCCACCCAGCCACAATCGTGACAAAGGAGTGCTGGGGCATAACCACGGCGGTTTAAAAACAACATAACCTGATTACCAGCGGCCAGTTGTTCATCCATCAGTTGTAATAGCTGGGGAGCGATACCGGCTTGTAGCGGCAGATGTTTAACATCCAGCAGATGGTGTTGTGCCGCTTGTGCTCCACCGGCGCGTTGTGTCATTTGCAGATGATGATAACGCCCTTGTAATGCGTTATGCAGTGTTTCCAACGATGGGGTAGCCGAACCCAGCACAATCGGGATCTGTTCGCGTTGTGCGCGCATGATGGCTAAATCGCGGCCATGATAATGAAAACCTTCCTGCTGTTTAAATGAGCTGTCGTGTTCTTCGTCGACGACAATCAAGCCAAGATCTTTAAATGGCGTGAAAATAGCCGAGCGGGTGCCAATTAAAATGGCAGCTTCACCGGCCCGACAGGCCAGCCAGGTATCCAACCGTTCACGATCATTCATGCCGGAATGTAATGTCAAAATCGGCGCATGAAAACGACGACGAAAACGGCGTAATAACTGCGGGGTCAGCCCGATCTCTGGTACTAACACTAAAACCTGTTTGCCGTGTGCCAGTACATCGCGTATCAACTGCAGGTAAACTTCGGTTTTACCTGAGCCGGTAACACCTTCCAGCAAAAAAGGGCGTTTATAGTCAGATTGCGTGATAGCGGCTAAAACGATGGCTTGTTCACTATTGAGATAAGGTGCATCGTTTTCATGCAATAACAGATGATCAAGCCATTCGCGCGCCTGCAGATGCAGATCAAAGTGTGTAATCAAACCCTTATCGGCGAGTTGCTTTAAAACCGGTGTATCAATGCCTTGTTCGCGTAACTCGGCTGCAGGCAAGGGGCCATCTTGTAAAAAACGAAGTGCTTGTTGCTGGCGTGGTGCTCGTTTCAGTGAAGTAACATCGATTTCGTTATTGGTATTCAACTGCCAACAAGGAATGGTTTTACGTTCGGCGAGCTCTCCTTGGCGCAATAATACCGGCAAAGCGTGATGTAATACTTCGCCCACCGGATGATGATAATAATCGGCGGCCCACAACAGCAATTTCCATAATGCAGGCGGAAACAAACTTACTGCATCTAACTGATGTGAAAAGGGTTTCAGTTTTGTTACTGCGAGTTCACTGGTTGTTGGGTGTGCGGTAACAATGCCAACTAATTGCTGGCGGCCAAAGGGCACCAATACCCGACACCCCACTGGCGGCAGTGGTTGTGATGCGAGGTAGTCGAAGCGGCGATACAGCGGCACCGGCAGTGCGACCTGAATGAGCGTTAATAATTCAGACACGGATAGTTGTTTTTTCTGCGCATATGCTTGCGGGGGTGGGGTCTATCCTATATCATTCTGACCCTTGAAAATATCCGTTTAATGTTTCGTGTGGTGTCTGGCTTCGGGTCAGATGGCGACACGGCCTGAATCAGAGGTTCCCATGAAAGAAGGTATTCACCCAGATTACCACGAGATCACTGCTAAGTGTTCTTGCGGTCACACTTTTGTTACCCGTTCTACTGGTAAAGATCTGAACCTGGACGTATGTTCAGAGTGTCATCCTTTCTATACCGGTAAACAGAAAGTTCTGGACACTGGTGGTCGTATCGACCGCTTCAAAAAACGTTTCGCAGTACTGGGCGGCAAGAACTAATCTTCCCTCCAAAACGATACGTTTTAAATAGCACAAAGCCAACCTTCGGGTTGGCTTTGTGCTATTTAAAAAAGTAAAAAAAGAAAATAAAGACTCAATCAGCCCTTGTGGTTGCATCCCGCTGATCTATCATCTGAGAAACATACCGCTGTTATTTATATTCTGCACTGGGAGTTTCTATGTCTGCCGATCTTCGTCAAGCCGCGCTTGATTATCATGCTCATCCTGTTCCTGGCAAAATCGCTATTGCGCTGACTAAGTCGGCTGAAACTGCCAATGATCTGGCGTTGGCCTATAGCCCTGGTGTTGCTGAGCCGGTGCGTGAAATTGCCGCAAACCCTGCTGATGCTTATCGTTATACCTCCAAAGCCAATCTGGTCGCCGTGATCACCAATGGTACCGCCATTCTGGGGTTAGGCAATCTGGGCCCATTAGCATCAAAACCGGTTATGGAAGGCAAAGCGTTGTTATTCAAACGCTTTGCCGGTATCGATGCGATCGATATCGAAGTTAAACACACCGATAATGCCGATTTTATCCGTACTGTTGCGAATATTGCCGATACGTTTGGTGGTATTAATCTGGAAGATATTAAAGCGCCGGAATGCTTTGAAATTGAAAAAGCATTGATTGAGTTGTGCGATATTCCGGTATTTCACGATGACCAGCATGGTACTGCGATTGTAACTGCTGCCGGGATGCTGAATGCGCTGGAAATTCAGGGTAAAAAGCTATCTGAGGTGCGTATCGTTTGTATGGGCGCGGGTGCTGCAGCTGTCGCGTGTATGGATCTGCTGATTGTTTGTGGTGCGAAACCCGAAAACATTTACATGCTCGATCGCAAAGGCGTGATCCACTCTGGTCGTACTGATATCAATGAACATAAACGCCGTTTTGTGAATGATTCAGGCTTTACCACCTTAGCGCAGGTGATGGATGGTGCGGACGTGTTTGTTGGTGTTTCAGGCCCGAATGTCATTACAGCAGAACATGTAAAAACAATGGCGCCAAGACCGGTTATTTTTGCTTGTTCTAATCCAGACCCGGAGATTGAACCTGCGCTGGCCAATGCGGCTCGTGATGATCTGATCATGGGCACCGGTCGTTCTGATTATCCAAATCAGGTTAATAATGTCATTTGTTTCCCGTTTATTTTCCGCGGAGCGCTGGATGCTCGTGCTAGCCGGATTAATAGTGCAATGAAACGCGCTGCTGTTGAAGCGATCCGCTCGATCGCCAAAGAACCGGTGCCAGCTGAAGTGTTGCACGCAGCAGGAGTTTCCCAACTGACCTTTGGTGTGGATTATGTGTTACCAAAACCAATGGACCCGCGTCTGTTACCGCGCGTCGCGCGTGCGGTGGCATTGGCTGCCGTAGAATCGGGTGTTGCGCGTATTGAGCTGCCAGAGAATTACATGCTGTAGCAGTAACGGTGAATCAATGACCAAACGCCTCCATCTGGAGGCGTTTTAGTATCGGAAACAAGAAAGCCGCCTTAAATAAGGCGGCTTTAGTATGTTTATCCCGGCAGTCTGGAAAGATTAGAAATCGTAACGTACAGCCAGTTGCATGTCGTTTTTGTAGTCATAGGTATTTGCGGAACCAACTGCTGCAGTTGATGATGCATTAACACCTGTATCTTTGTTATTGATACGATATTCAGCCATGACACGCAGGTTTTTATTGAATTTGTATTGAGCACCCAGGGTGTAATAATCAACAGCATTCACGTCAGAACCACCGCTAACTTCCTGTTTCATTTTGTTGTATGTGCTCATCAAACCAAAACCATTAGCAAAATTGTAGCCTAATGCAGCTTCGGTACCTGTGGTATCAATGGATGAACCACCGGTTGTATAGAAATAATCAGAACCTTTGTCGAAATTCAGTGCGGCATACCAAGATTTATCATCAAATTTGGCACCGATGATCCACAATTTTGCATCATTTTGAGCTGTTTTATTGCGTTGTGCTACGTTGTAGCCAGTACCAACTGAGAAACCACTTGGGTGGTTATAGCTTACTGCTGCACCATAAGCGCCGATATTGGCTGTTGTTTCTGATTTAGATGCATCAGTAACAGAGCTGTTAACGTCGGTACCGTTGCTATCAAATTTATAATCGGCGTCGATCTGTACGTTATTGAATACACCAGAATACTTCAGCATTTCACCAGCACGATAAGTACCATATTGGTCGGCTTTAATACCTAAACCATCGTTTCCGTAACCATCAGTCAGTGCCACATCAGTCCAACCTGCCAGCGTACCTACAGCACCGATCTGGCGACCAAATGTAATAGCGCCAAACGTATCATCTTTGATACCACCATAAGCCAGACGTGTAGTGATGTTACTGCTGCTTTCTTTCACATCAGTTTCAGTTGATTGTGATTTGAACTGCGCTTCATAAGCGCCAATGGCTTTCTGGGTGCCTGTGATTACTGTTTCACCTTTAGCACCAATACGGATGTAATTGTTGGAGCCGTATTTTTCGCTTTTTTCTGTGCCGTTATCTTTAGTTCCTAAAAACTGACCTGCATAGGCACGACCATTCAAATCCAAAGTCACTTTTTCATTTTTATATACTTCAGTCGCGTTAGCTTGGGTTGCAACCAGCACTGCAATTGCCACAACAGTTAATTGTTTCATCATCGATCCTTCATTTTTTTGTGAGGGTTGGGTCGCCCCTGAGTAATTCCGAGATGAATACTAGAGGGCGATAGTGACACTTTTGTTACGATTGAATTAAGCTTTTGTTGTAATAGTTTCTTGTTTTCTTATTCCAACTAAAGCTAATTAAGTCACACAGGAATGGATTTCTTTAGTTATTAAACTTCAATTAATTCTTTTAAATTCATTTGGTTAATTTAATTAATCTATTGTTAATTAATAAAGATTGACTGTGTTTTTAAATTATTTATTGGCGATGATGAAATATATAAAATATTTTCAACATATATATAAAACAACATTGTTTAAATAGTGTTATATCGAAGAGAGTATTTGCTGTAAGCGTAATAATCCCGATGATTTTTTATGGCGCAACATTGATCATTCAGGTAACTCGGAAGTGGTTCGTAGTTGTGGTAAACTCGCGCCCATTCTGCTGTAAGGCAGCAATTCTGAGAGCATCTGCAGGTATTCCCAATGAAACGTGAACTGGCAATTGAATTTTCCCGTGTAACTGAAGCAGCCGCACTGGCCGGCTACAAATGGTTAGGCCGTGGTGATAAAAATCTGGCTGATGGTGCCGCTGTGGAAGCCATGCGCTATGTCCTGAATCAGATCGAGATCGATGGTGAGATCGTGATCGGGGAAGGTGAAATCGACGAAGCACCAATGCTGTATATCGGCGAAAAAGTCGGTTGTGGCGGTGATGGAGTCGACATTGCGGTCGACCCGATTGACGGTACCCGTATGACGGCGATGGGCCAGAACAATGCAGTGGCTGTGCTGGCGGCCGGCGATAAAGGCTCGTTCCTCAAAGCGCCTGATATGTATATGGAAAAAATGATCGTTGGCCCACGTGCGAAAGGGGTTATTGATCTCAATCGTCCATTGGCTGAAAACATTCAGGCGGTTGCGCGTGCATTGGACAAACCAATTCATCGTTTGAGTGTCATCACGCTGGCTAAACCGCGTCATGACGCGGCGATCAAAGAGATGCAGGATATGGGCGTGCGTGTTTTTGCAATCCCGGATGGCGATGTAGCAGCCTCCATGCTGACCTGTTTGCCAGATAATGAAATTGACATGCTGTATTGCATCGGCGGTGCACCAGAAGGTGTGATTTCTGCTGCAACTGTTCGTGCGCTGGATGGCGACATGCAAGGCCGCCTGTTACCGCGTCATAAAGTAAAAGGCGATACGCCAGAAAATCGTGAATTGGGCGAACAAGAGATCGCGCGTTGTCAGCAAATGGGTATTGATGTTGAAACTGTACTGACCCTGCGCGACATGGCAAAAACAGATAACGTCATCATCTCGGTAACCGGCATTACCAAAGGTGATTTGCTGGAAGGTATTACCAGCGATGGTTTGTTAGCAACGACAGAAACACTGTTGATCCGCGGTCGTTCACGTACGATCCGTCGTATTCACTCAACACATTATCTGCAACGCAAAGATGCGCAAATTCAGAAAATCATTTTCTGATTGAGCGCTGCCAGTAAGAAAATTTAACTGCTTAAAACTAACTGAGCACCTCATCATGATGGTGCTCAGTTAGAACATCAAAGACTTAATGTCCAGGCAGTATCATTAGCTGCATGAAACCCTGCCTGTCGTAAAAACGCCTGCAAGCCTGCCTGTTCAGTTTCAGTGACTGAATTGATATTCATAGTCACTTGCTGTTGTCCTTCCGCTATCAGCCAGCGAATGGTGTCTGCCAGCAGATAACGACCGATACCGCGTCTACGAGTCAGATCCCGCACGGCAAAATAGCGTAATTCGTTACCACTGCTTATTGCGAGACCAACCACCCGGTCATTGAACGTGGCCACATGCCATTCGCCCAGTGTATGTGCTTCTTCAATGGTTAGCTTATTGGCTTGTAATAGTTTGCTAAGGCTTTCCTGCCATAACGGCAATACATCATGAGAATGGTGCACAGTTAAACGCATGTTGATGATCCAGATATAAATAAAAACCAGTTTACCACCAAATAAAAAGCCCCATCAGCATGACGGGGCTTTTTTGCTACTCATTTACAGTTTATGCAAAGCGTGCTTAACGTGGTAACAGGCTTTTGCCCATCAGGAACTGATCCACTTCACGGGCGCATTGACGACCTTCACGGATCGCCCATACCACCAGTGACTGACCACGACGGATGTCACCAGCCGCAAAAACTTTCGGTACAGACGTGGCATAGCAGCCTGCATCTTCAGTTGTGGCTTTCGCGTTGCCGCGTGCATCTTTTTCCACGCCAAACGCATCCAGCACTTTTGCCAGTGGGTTAGTAAAGCCCATTGCCAAGAACACCGCATCTGCTTTCAGTTCGAATTCAGAGCCAGCAACTTCAGTCAGTTTGCCGTCTTTAAATTCAACTTTAACCAGCTTCAGCGCAGTCAACTTACCGTTTTCACCAATGAATTCTTTGGTAGAAACAGCAAACTCACGCACACAACCTTCTTCATGTGAAGATGAGGTGCGCAGTTTCAGCGGCCAGTATGGCCAGGTCAGTTCTTTGTTTTCCTGTACTGGCGGTTGTGGCATCACTTCCAGCTGAGTAACTGATACCGCTCCGTGGCGGTTAGAGGTACCCACACAGTCAGAACCGGTATCACCACCACCGATCACCACAACGTGTTTACCTTTCACATTGATTGGATTAGCGCCGTCACCAGCCACTTCTTTATTCTGCGGGATCAGGAATTCCAGTGCAAAATGAATACCACTCAGTTCACGGCCTTTTACCGGCAGATCACGCGGAGTTTCAGAACCACCAGCCAGGATCACGGCATCAAAGTCAGCATCCAGTTGTGCAGGGGTGACTACAGTTTTGGCATCGTTGGCCACACCAGCAGGTAGCGCATTATCCAGTGCCACCAGCGTGTTGGTTTTGAATACCACACCTTCTGCTTCCATTTGTGCCATACGGCGGTCAATCAAACCTTTATCCAGTTTGAAATCAGGGATGCCGTAACGCAGCAAGCCACCAACACGACTGTTCTTTTCAAACACAGTCACATCATGACCAACACGAGCCAGTTGCTGAGCCGCAGCTAAACCCGCAGGGCCAGAGCCGACTACCACCACTTTCTTGCCGGTTTTAACCGCAGACGGTTGTGGTTTAACCCAATCATTGCTCCAGGCTGTATCGATGGTGTAACGCTCGATTGACTTGATGCCAACCGGATCAGCGTTGATCCCCAGTGTACAGGCTGATTCACAAGGGGCCGGACAGATCCGGCCTGTGAATTCTGGGAAGTTGTTAGTGGAGTGCAGCACACGGATCGCCATTTCAGCTTTACCGCGGTACACAAGATCATTCCAGTCAGGAATGATGTTGTTCACTGGACAACCGTTGTTACAGAAAGGAATACCGCAATCCATGCAGCGTGCGCCTTGGGTCGAGGCTTCTTGCACTGTCAAGGTCGGTACAAATTCCTGATAATGTTGTACACGTTCTGCAACAGGTGCGTAGTGTTCCTTTACGCGGTCAAATTCGAGAAAACCGGTTGGCTTACCCATTACGCAATCTCCTTTTCCTGCAGCGCAGCAGTCATTTCCTGCAGAGCACGGCGGTACTCATTCGGATAAACTTTCACAAACTTAGCACGGTAAGTATCCCAGTCAGCCAGAATGGCTTTCGCACGTGGGCTGCCAGTGTATTTAGCGTGTTGTGTGATCAATGCTTTCAGATGATCTTCATCACTCTGGTCGTTATGCCATGGTTCTGCAGCGGATTGTTCTGTGGTTGGCAGAACTTTTTCCAGCGTTACCATCGACAGGTTGCAACGTGTTGCGAAGCTGTTGTCTTCGTCCAGTACATAAGCAAGACCGCCTGACATACCGGCTGCGAAGTTACGGCCAGTCTGACCCAGCACCACCACAGTACCACCGGTCATGTATTCACAACCGTGATCACCAACGCCTTCAACCACCGCAGAGGCACCGGAGTTACGTACCGCAAAACGTTCACCCGCCACACCGTTCAGGTAAGCATGACCAGAGGTCGCGCCGTACATTACGGTGTTACCGATGATGGTGTTTTCACCTGGGTTTGGTGTGAACTGTGCGTTTGGACGCACGATAATGCGACCGCCAGACAAACCTTTACCGACGTAATCGTTACCTTCACCGACCAGATCCAGCGTGATACCTTTTGCCAGGAAAGCCGCGAAGCTCTGGCCAGCGGTACCATTCAGTGTGATGTGAATGGTGTCATCCGGCAGGCCGGCACCACCAAAGCGTTTCGCTACTTCACCTGACAGCATAGTACCGACGGTACGGTTGATATTCTTAACCGGGATTTCGATACGAACTGGCTCACCTTTTTCCAGTGCTGGCATAGCTTGTTTCACCAACTCTTGATCCAGTGCTTTTTCCAGCGCGTGATCTTGAGTGCCGGCATGCAGGCGAGGTTCATCAGCACCTACAGCTGGTTGATAGAATACATTGCTGAAATCCAGACCTTGTGCTTTCCAGTGTTCAACACCAGCACGTTTGTCCAGCAGATCAGAACGACCAATCAGATCTTCAAACTTACGGATACCCATTTCTGCCATCAGTTCACGCACTTCTTCGGCAACGAAGAAGAAGTAGTTCACCACGTGTTCTGGTTGACCAGAGAAGCGTTTACGCAGTTCTGGATCTTGAGTAGCCACACCAACCGGACAGGTATTCAAGTGACACTTTCGCATCATGATACAGCCTTCAACCACCAGTGGTGCAGTGGCGAAACCGAACTCGTCTGCACCCAGCAGGGCACCGATAACGACGTCACGACCGGTTTTGATCTGGCCGTCAACCTGTACGCGGATACGACCACGCAGACGGTTCAGTACCAGTGTCTGTTGTGTTTCGGCCAGACCTAGTTCCCAAGGCGAACCTGCGTATTTGATGGAAGACAGCGGTGATGCACCAGTACCACCATCGTGACCTGCGATAACTACATGGTCGGCTTTGGCTTTGGATACACCCGCGGCAACTGTGCCCACACCTACTTCAGATACCAGTTTCACGGAGACAGAAGCGGTTGGGTTGGCATTTTTCAGATCGTGGATCAGCTGAGCCAAGTCTTCGATCGAATAAATGTCGTGGTGCGGTGGTGGCGAAATCAGACCTACACCCGGCACTGAGTGACGCAGTTTACCGATATATTCAGAAACTTTATCACCTGGCAGCTGACCACCTTCACCTGGTTTAGCACCTTGCGCCATCTTGATCTGGATCTGATCAGCATTAGCCAGATATTCAGCAGTTACGCCGAAACGACCAGATGCAACCTGTTTGATCGCAGAACGCAGGCTGTCACCGGCTTGCAGTTCTAAATCACGCGCGATACGAGATTTACCGATGATGTCAGACAACAGTGTTGGCTGATTAACCGGAATGAAACGGTTGGCGTCTTCACCACCTTCACCGGTGTTTGATTTACCGCCAATACGGTTCATCGCTACAGCCAGTGTAGTGTGTGCTTCGGTAGAAATAGAACCCAGCGACATAGCGCCAGTTGCAAAGCGTTTAACGATCTCTTTCGCTGATTCAACTTCTTCCAGCGGAACTGCTTCAGCCGCTTTCTTGATATCAAACAGGCCACGCAAGGTCAGATGACGCTTGGTCTGGTCGTTGATGATCTTGGCATACTCTTTGTAGCTTTCGTATTTGCCGCTACGGGTAGAATGTTGCAGTTTGGCAATCGCATCCGGCGTCCACATGTGGTCTTCACCACGGGTACGGAATGCATATTCACCACCTGCATCCAACGCATCAGCCAATACTGGATCAGCAGAGAAAGCGGCTTCGTGCAGAAGAATGGTCTCTTCCGCGACTTCGAACAGACCGATACCTTCCACTTTAGATGGTGTGCCAGAAAAGTATTTGTCTACGAACGCTTTTTTCAGGCCGATCGCTTCGAAAATCTGTGCGCCGGTGTAAGACATGTAAGTGGAGATACCCATCTTCGACATGACTTTACACAGGCCTTTGCCTACGGCTTTCACGAAGTTAGAGACATATTTCTCTTCTTTCGCGGCATCGCCGTCAGCCATTTCGCGCAATGTTTCCATTGCCAGCCATGGGTGGATCGCTTCGGCACCGTAACCAGCCAGCAGTGCAAACTGATGTGTTTCACGGGCAGAACCGGTTTCAACTACCAGACCGGTGTTAGTACGCAGACCTTTTTTCACCAGATGCAGATGCACGGTAGAGGTCGCCAGCAGTGCTGGGATCGCGATATGGTCGCGGTCGATGTTACGGTCGGAGATCAACAGAATGTTGGCACCACCACGTACCGCATCTTCTGCTTCCGCAGCCAGTGACGCCAGGCGGGCTTCCACACCTTCTTTACCCCAAGCTAATGGGTAGCAGATATTCAGTTCGTGTGAACGGAATTTGCCGTTGGTGTATTGCTGAATGTTACGGATCTTCTCGATCTTGGCGGCATTCAGGATTGGCTGTGCAACTTCCAAACGGATCGGTGGATTGATATCCGCATTGTTCAGCAGGTTAGGGCGTGGACCAATGAAGGATACCAGCGACATAACCATCTCTTCACGGATCGGGTCGATCGGTGGGTTGGTAACCTGTGCAAACAGTTGACGGAAGTAGTTGTACAGCGTTTTATTTTTGCTGGACAGCACAGGTAATGCCGCGTCGTTACCCATTGAGCCAATGGCTTCTTCACCATTGTTGGCCATTGGGGTCAACAACATTTTGGTGTCTTCCATGGTGTAGCCAAACGCTTGCTGATAATCCAGCAGGCTTGCTTTCTTCTCGAAAGGCTGGGCTTCACCCGGGATCTCGTCGATGTTAATACGAACTTTGCTTAACCACTCACGGTATGGCTTAGAGTTAGCCAG
Proteins encoded:
- the priA gene encoding primosomal protein N'; this translates as MSELLTLIQVALPVPLYRRFDYLASQPLPPVGCRVLVPFGRQQLVGIVTAHPTTSELAVTKLKPFSHQLDAVSLFPPALWKLLLWAADYYHHPVGEVLHHALPVLLRQGELAERKTIPCWQLNTNNEIDVTSLKRAPRQQQALRFLQDGPLPAAELREQGIDTPVLKQLADKGLITHFDLHLQAREWLDHLLLHENDAPYLNSEQAIVLAAITQSDYKRPFLLEGVTGSGKTEVYLQLIRDVLAHGKQVLVLVPEIGLTPQLLRRFRRRFHAPILTLHSGMNDRERLDTWLACRAGEAAILIGTRSAIFTPFKDLGLIVVDEEHDSSFKQQEGFHYHGRDLAIMRAQREQIPIVLGSATPSLETLHNALQGRYHHLQMTQRAGGAQAAQHHLLDVKHLPLQAGIAPQLLQLMDEQLAAGNQVMLFLNRRGYAPALLCHDCGWVAACPHCDAFYTWHQQDRKLHCHHCDHIRPVPHQCPECNSQNLVSSGVGTEQLAQFLEQRFPAYKTIRIDRDNTRRKGELEAHLNAIRRQEYQILLGTQMLAKGHHFPDVTLVGILDVDGALFAADFRATERLAQLCVQVAGRAGRASKPGMVVLQSHHPEHALLQDLLNNGYHHFARTCLQERQALGLPPFSYQAVLRGDCPNREPLEQFMQQAAQICHHYGAPDLQLLGPVSPVMERRAGRYRMLLMLQCPQRMHLQHYLQQLLPAIDNLAISHSLRWHLDVDPLEIAG
- a CDS encoding acetyl-CoA sensor PanZ family protein produces the protein MRLTVHHSHDVLPLWQESLSKLLQANKLTIEEAHTLGEWHVATFNDRVVGLAISSGNELRYFAVRDLTRRRGIGRYLLADTIRWLIAEGQQQVTMNINSVTETEQAGLQAFLRQAGFHAANDTAWTLSL
- the glpX gene encoding class II fructose-bisphosphatase, whose amino-acid sequence is MKRELAIEFSRVTEAAALAGYKWLGRGDKNLADGAAVEAMRYVLNQIEIDGEIVIGEGEIDEAPMLYIGEKVGCGGDGVDIAVDPIDGTRMTAMGQNNAVAVLAAGDKGSFLKAPDMYMEKMIVGPRAKGVIDLNRPLAENIQAVARALDKPIHRLSVITLAKPRHDAAIKEMQDMGVRVFAIPDGDVAASMLTCLPDNEIDMLYCIGGAPEGVISAATVRALDGDMQGRLLPRHKVKGDTPENRELGEQEIARCQQMGIDVETVLTLRDMAKTDNVIISVTGITKGDLLEGITSDGLLATTETLLIRGRSRTIRRIHSTHYLQRKDAQIQKIIF
- a CDS encoding porin — translated: MMKQLTVVAIAVLVATQANATEVYKNEKVTLDLNGRAYAGQFLGTKDNGTEKSEKYGSNNYIRIGAKGETVITGTQKAIGAYEAQFKSQSTETDVKESSSNITTRLAYGGIKDDTFGAITFGRQIGAVGTLAGWTDVALTDGYGNDGLGIKADQYGTYRAGEMLKYSGVFNNVQIDADYKFDSNGTDVNSSVTDASKSETTANIGAYGAAVSYNHPSGFSVGTGYNVAQRNKTAQNDAKLWIIGAKFDDKSWYAALNFDKGSDYFYTTGGSSIDTTGTEAALGYNFANGFGLMSTYNKMKQEVSGGSDVNAVDYYTLGAQYKFNKNLRVMAEYRINNKDTGVNASSTAAVGSANTYDYKNDMQLAVRYDF
- a CDS encoding malic enzyme-like NAD(P)-binding protein codes for the protein MSADLRQAALDYHAHPVPGKIAIALTKSAETANDLALAYSPGVAEPVREIAANPADAYRYTSKANLVAVITNGTAILGLGNLGPLASKPVMEGKALLFKRFAGIDAIDIEVKHTDNADFIRTVANIADTFGGINLEDIKAPECFEIEKALIELCDIPVFHDDQHGTAIVTAAGMLNALEIQGKKLSEVRIVCMGAGAAAVACMDLLIVCGAKPENIYMLDRKGVIHSGRTDINEHKRRFVNDSGFTTLAQVMDGADVFVGVSGPNVITAEHVKTMAPRPVIFACSNPDPEIEPALANAARDDLIMGTGRSDYPNQVNNVICFPFIFRGALDARASRINSAMKRAAVEAIRSIAKEPVPAEVLHAAGVSQLTFGVDYVLPKPMDPRLLPRVARAVALAAVESGVARIELPENYML
- the rpmE gene encoding 50S ribosomal protein L31 gives rise to the protein MKEGIHPDYHEITAKCSCGHTFVTRSTGKDLNLDVCSECHPFYTGKQKVLDTGGRIDRFKKRFAVLGGKN